The Aerosakkonema funiforme FACHB-1375 genome includes the window GGTTTCAGTAATTAAGAATCCCCTCACTTACGAGAACGGTTGATATACAACTTTACTATTACAAAGTAGTATATCAACTCTTACCATATCATCGTTTATTTCTGTAGAGGTAATCATTTTTAGATATTTTTTCAACATATTCGTATGATTTAGATATATATGCTTCTATTGCTTCTCGCGATTGTACGTTTAAAAATTCAATTAACATATATTTAGGTTGATATTTACTGAATTCCAAACCTTGCAATACATTTAATTCAAAACCTTCTACATCCAAAGAGAAAAAATTTATTTCTGTAACCTTTAGTTCGTCGAGTATGGATGTCAGTGTTCTTGCAGGAACTTCAATTACAAAAGGTTCGATATCGTAATATTCTTTAGCTTTTTCTAAATGACCTGCTTCTGCTTGGGAAGAATGGAAAGATCCTTTGACTAAAGACATCAAATGCCCGTAGCTCATTTCGATAGTAGCTGAAGGGTAATCGTGAGCTACCAAAGCGCAATTGAAAACTTTTGAATTCGGACGCTCTCGCACGCATTCTCGATAAAGTTCGGGAATAGGTTCAATTAAAATACCTGTCCAACCTTTTAAGCGTTCTAAATAATACGTATTGCTTTGAGAAAAGCCATCATTAGCGCCAACTTCGATAAAAAAGCCTCGATTGGGAAGATACTTTTCTAGTTTGCTGTCGATACCAGAACTAGCAGGTCTGGAATAGCGATCGCTCCCCCAAAACTCATACAAGCGACGACGCGATCGCTTCAGCCATTTTTTCAATCTAGATGTTTTTATCATAATAGTTTATATCTTCTACAAACTAATATCTTTGGGATTTATGGGGAAAAAAGTTCCTTTATATTAAAGTTGAGTGCGATCGGTTTAATCTAAGCCAATCCAAAATCCAAAATCCAAAATCGAGTGACAAATGTAAGGTGGGCAATGCCCACCCTACTGCTAAGAGAAATTAGGCTTCATCGAGTGCGGCAATACCGGGTAATACCTTACCTTCGAGCAATTCCAAGCTAGCGCCGCCGCCAGTAGAAATGTGGCTCATTTGGTCTGCGACACCGACTTTTTCCACCGCAGCTACGGAGTCGCCACCGCCGATAATGGTGACAGCGCCTTTCTTGGTAAGATCGGCGAGAGAGTGAGCGATCGCTTCCGTACCTACGGCAAACTTATCGAACTCAAACACGCCCATCGGGCCATTCCAAATCACCGTCTTGCAATCAGCCAGCGCATCTTGGAACACTTTCACAGAGTCGGGGCCAATATCCAAACCCATCCAACCATCGGGGATATTTTCAATGCTGACAGTTTGAGATTCAGCATCGGCGGCGAATTTATCTGCAACTACCACATCGGTAGGTAACAGCAACTGCACGCCGCGTTCTTTCGCCTTAGCTTCCAGAGTCTTCGCCAGTTCCAGCTTATCTTCTTCCACCAAGGACTTACCCACGCTCAGACCGCGAGCTTTGTAGAATGTGAAGATCATCCCGCCACCGATGATCAACTTATCGCACTTTTCCAGTAGCGTTTCGATCACACCGATTTTGCTGGAAACCTTAGAACCGCCGATAATGGCAGCTAAAGGACGCTGGGGATTTTCGATCGCACTTTGCAGATATTGCAGTTCCTTCTCGATCAAATACCCAGCCACAGAAGGCTTGAGGTACTTGGTAACGCCTTCCGTAGAAGCGTGAGCGCGGTGGGCTGTCCCAAACGCATCGTTAACGTATAAATCTGCATTCGCAGCCAATTGTTTGGCAAATTCCGGGTCGTTTTTCTCCTCTTCTTTGTGGAAGCGGACATTCTCCAGCAGAATGACATCCCCGTTTTGCATTTCGGCGACTGTAGCAGCAACTTCATCACCGATACAATCGCTGGGCTTTTTCACTTCTTTTCCCAGCAACTCCGACAGGCGCTTGGCAACTGGGGTGAGGCGCTGCTTTTCATCCACTCCCTTGGGACGGCCAAAGTGGCTCGATAGAATTACTTTAGCTCCCTTTCCGGTCAAATCCTGGATGGTCGGCAAAGCAGCGCGGATGCGCGTATCGTCGGTGATGTTGCCTGCCTCATCCACCGGTACGTTAAAATCAGCCCGCACCAAAACCCGTTTGCCAGCTAAGTCTGACGACGACAAATTTGCTACAGTTTTTTTGGACACCGAAAAAACCTCCTAATCACTTTTTTCACGGAATCAGCGTGCCACCGGTCGTCCGTTCTATCTACGCCGTCCACATTTTACCGAAAAATGGGTTGTTAACCCCGTCTTTCTAGGACGGCTTTTATGTTATATTATTTTGCGTAGAAGTTTTCCACGTAAATGATCGTTTTAGAATTCAAGGCTCAAGGGAAAACAACTCAATACAATGCAGTTGACGAGGCGATGAGAACCGCTCAGTTTGTTCGCAACAAGAGTATTCGTTTTTGGATGGATAATCGAGATGTGGGGCAAAAAGAGTTGTACCGTCTTAGTAAAACACTGCGAGAAGATTTCTCCTTTGTGAAAGCTTTGAATTCTAGTGCTTGCCAAGCTGCGATCGAGAGAGCATATAGCTCTATAGCGCGGTTCTACGACAACTGCAAAAAAGGTATTCCAGGAAATATTGGTTATCCAAAATTCAAAAAGAACAACCGTTCAGTAGAATACAAAACTTCAGGATGGAAGTTGTCATCAAGCCGAAAACAAATAACTTTTACCGACAAGAAAGGGATTGGCAAGTTAAAACTAAAAGGGAAATGGGATTTAAACTTCTACCAAATAGAACAGATAAAAAGAGTTAGGGGCTCTACTAACCGCAAGAAAGCTATTAATAAATTAGGGCGAGTACACCTCAAAATAAGTAGGCAACGTCAAGAACACGTCAAGAGAGTGGCGCGTTGCGTAATCCAATCTAGCAATTTGGTAGCCTATGAAGATTTGAGGGTTAAGAACTTAGTCAAAAATCATTGTCTGGCCAAATCTATTAATGATGCTGGTTGGTATGAATTCAGAAAATGGTTAGAGTATTTCGGGCTGAAATTTGGTAGGATAACAGTGGCAGTCAATCCCGCCTATACTTCCCAAGAATGTTCTAACTGTGGTGCAACGGTCAAGAAATCTCTATCAACAAGAACCCATAGTTGTAAGTGCGGATTTGTTCTGGATAGAGATTGGAATGCCGCTATCAATATCCTGAAATGACGCTTGAGTACGGTAGGGCATACCGGAACTTGGATCTTAGATCCGAACGCTTCAGGAGATTCGACCTCTACTCTGGCTGGAGCAATCCTGTCTCTTGCAAGTCGGGTCTATGAACGAAGAATCACCGGCCTAAAAGTGCGGTGAGTGTCAAAAGAGTCGGGGATCGAGAGGTGCGTAAATGTTTAATACAGTTTTGTTTCCAGTCGATCGAAGTCGCGAAGCCCGCGAAGCGGCTGATGTGGTTGTCGATGTGGTGAAAAAGTACGGCAGTCGTCTGATCTTGCTGTCCGTTCTAGAACCCCCACCAGAAGAGGGGGAGTCTGCTAACGCAGATGCCATGACTTCCCCAGAAGCAGTAGCACAACTGCTGGAAACTGCCAAGTCCCTATTTGCCGAGCGAGGAATTTCCGCTGAAGCTATAGAACGCGAGGGTAAGCCTGCCTTCACTATCTGTGATGTAGCTGACGAAGTTGACGCGGATTTAATCGTGATGGGTTGTCGCGGTCTCGGTTTGACCGAAGAAGGAATGTCCGACAGCGTAACCAATCGGGTGATCAATCTGTCTCCCTGTCCAGTTTTGATTGTCCCTTAGAGTAATTATTAAGTTTGGGTGGGGTTAGAAACCGGGTTTCTCCTGCTCTACTACTTATATTCGGACTTTTTACCCTAAGAAACCCGGTTTTTGATGGTTTTACGGCTTATAAATTGCCAGCTATGAAATTCAATTTATTTACAGAGGTAGTATTGCGCGAGGATATCCCTAAGTACGGTCTGAAAAAAGGCGATCTAGCAACAATTGTCGAACATTACCTTATGCCAGAAAGTGAAGAAGACGGTTATAGCTTGGAAGGTTTTAATGTGGAAACAATTACTGTAGAGGTGGCAGAATCCCAAATCGAACCAGTAAAAGCTTCTGTTTCTCTGGCTAACTAATAGCTAATGGCTAATAACTAATGACTACTCCTCCCATTCAATGGTATCCCGGTCACATTGCCAAAGCTGAAAAAGCACTCAAGGAACAACTCAAACTTGTGGATGTGGTGCTGGAAGTGCGCGATGTTCGCATTCCCCTAGCTACGCAGCATCCCCAAGTTTCTCAGTGGACTGGTAGCAAAACGCGGGTTTTGGTTCTCAACCGCATGGATATGATTTCTCCGCAAGTGCAGAAGTTGTGGGAGTCGTGGTTTGTGGCGCAAGGGGAAGTGCCTTATTTTACCGATGCACAACACGGTAAGGGTACAGTAGCGGTGGTGAAGGCGGCCCAAGCAGCTGGGGTGGAGGTGAATAAAAAAAGGCGCGATCGCGGTATGCTTCCCCGTCCGGTTCGCGCTGTAGTTATCGGCTTTCCTAATGTGGGCAAGTCAGCGCTGATTAACCGTTTGTTGGGACGCCGAGCGGTGGAAAGTGCCGCACGTCCCGGTGTGACCCGCCAACTGCGCTGGGTCAAAATTTCCGATCGAATAGAATTGCTGGATGCACCAGGCGTGATTCCTGCCAAGTTGGACGATCGCGAAGCGGCAATTAAGTTAGCTATTTGCGATGATATTGGTGAAGCGTCTTACGACAATCAGTTGGTAGCCGCTGAGTTAGTCGATTTAATTGGATATTTGCAAGATACATCTGGTAATTTGTTGCCCAGATCTATTTTAGAATCTCGTTACGGTTTAGACGCTACAAATGTAACTGGTGAGGATTATTTGTTGACTTTGGCAAACGAACGATATCAAGGCGATGCGGAACGCGCTGCGCGTCAGTTGTTAAATGATTTTCGCAAAGGAAATTTAGGTGGGATTCCTCTGGAATTGCCGCCAAATTAAATATTCATCCACAAAAGAATTAAAAATAATTGCGATCGAGTGCGATAATGGGCATTGCGAAGCAAACAAGCAAATCATACAATTATATCAAAAAATGGTACTTTCTGTCAGTATATAAGCTGACAAAATATACACGAGCATCCACAATTTCAGCCGAGCGACTTCTGCAACAACCGCCCGATCCCAAGGCTACATCTCGATCGCTGACAAATGCAGTTGAGTTTGGTAAAGGAAATATCTAGGATTGTTTCATGCTGAGCGATCGCTCCTATGCGTGAATTAGGATCGAAGTAGGTTTTGGCCTGTTTCTTCTTCACAATTGTCTTATGGATACCAATTTTGCGATCGATGCGGTTATGGTGGTACTAACTAAAGGCGCTCGCCTGCAAATATACGCGATCGCATAGCCTGGGCCAACTTATTAAAGATCGTCAGGGTATCTATTGAAAATATTTTGCCAACAAAAACAGGTGGTATTAATGATTGAGCTTAAACTGCACCTATACATCGAACAACATATAGAAAAAACCATCATCGTTAGCCGGGATATTTTTACTTTAGGTCGGGCGATCGACTGCGATTGGCACTTACCTTATTTTGGCATTTCCCGATATCATGCTCGCATTTTTAAGAAACCAGAGGGAGTGTGGTTTATTGAAGACATGGGTAGCCGAAACGGTACCGTAGTGAACGAACAATTGGTTGAATCTCCTCAAATATTGAAGCACGGTGATGTGATTCAGTTAGGCAGCGTTTATCTGAGCGCACTATTCTATGACGACTCATTGAAAATCAACAATGATGATATGGATACTCAAGTCGTAGGAATGACCATTTTTCGGAATGTTCAAGACTTACGACAGCAGTGGATACAAGCTGACGATCGCGGCGATGAAGCCGATCGTCAAGAGATAACTATTTCCCGTCTCAAAGATTTGTTAGATATAGCCCAAGGTTTAAATTCTGCTGTATCTATAGAGGCAATTTTTAAAGCAGCGCAGGCAGTCGTTTTTCGTTACCTTGACAAGATTGAGCGCTTAGCTTTATTAATTGATATTAATGGTTCGGGAAAACTTGAATTGCTCAAAGGTGCTGCCAGAGACGTATACGATCAAAAATATTTGAAACCGGATGGAAGTTGGATTAGTCGCACCATCTGTCAAAAAGTCTTTAATGAAAAAGTAGCTATTCAAACGGCTGATGCCCAAAAAGACAACCGATTTGATAGCGAACAAAGCATCATCGATAAAGGCATCCATAACGTCATGGCTGTGCCTCTTTGGGATGAAGATAAAGTTGTGGGAGTTCTTTATGCCGACGGGCACGTTTGTTTGCACGATTCTCATCAGGGAAGCGAGGAAGATATCAGCTTTTTTTCCACATTAGCAAATCTAGTAGCTGCGAGCGTGCAACGTTGGCTGCTTACCCGCAAACTCAGAAACGAAGAAAAGATTCGGCACAGATTGGAACGCTATCACTCTCCGGCAGTTGTGCAACAAATGATGATGGCAGGCACTTTGGAAAACAGTCGTCTTCTGCCTAAAGAAAGCGAGATCAGTATTTTATTTGCCGATATCGTTGGCTTCACCGCTCTTTCAGAACGTTTGAGCCCAGCGGAAATTGCTAATTTGCTTAACAGTTTCTTTGAGGAAATGTTGCAGGAAGTTTTTACAGCAGGTGGAACGCTCGATAAATTTATTGGAGATTGCATAATGGCCTTTTTTGGGGCTCCTGAACCTCAGCCAGATCATGCAGACAGAGCTTTTGCCGCTGCCAAAGGAATGCTCGATCGCCTGGATAATCTTAATGCCAAAAAAGCCTTGCGCGAACCGCTACAATTGCGAATTGCTATTAATACAGGTAAAGCTGTAGTGGGAGATGTAGGTAGTTCTCAAAGAGTAGATTATACGGTGTTGGGAGCAACTATTAACTTGGCATCTCGAATGGAAGCAATTTGTCCGATCGGTAAATGTGTGGTGAGCGAAACAACTTATAATATGTTGCGGCCATCTCAACGTATAGCTTTAGACGATATGGGAGAATATCGTTTTAAAGGTATCGATCGCCCGATCCGAGTTTATTACAGTCATAGATCCAGTATTACCGAGATTATTACCGATTGAATGCACATAATTTCAGATGGCAAATTGAAAAAGTGCGCTGGGAAATCAGAAATTTGAAATTACCTCCAGCGATAGGAGAGCGCCTATGACATATGCTCAGTTGACAAGCACTTAATTTCATCTCCAATATGTAAAATCTTTCCCGCTTCCGATCTTGGCACTTTCGTATTCACACTCAGGCGATAAAAATGATTGAAACGCGATGAATTTACCCAAGATGGCAAAGTTTCTCGCCGCTTTTGCAAAAATACTTTTTGGAAATTCGCATAACTTTCTCCAGTACGGGAGTGTCTGGTCGGAACAATACAGCGTTGGCAAGGGTTAATTCCCTCTAACAACACTTCTCCTATTTGAAATCGCACAACTTCTTCGACATTTGCAAACAGTCGGTCTTCCCAAAACGGAGGTACTCCGCCAATTTCCAGGTTAGCTCGCAAGCGCAGTCGCATTTCATCTACACTAATTCCCGGAAACCAAGATGCAACTGTTTCCACAGTAGCAGTACTAATAACTGTTGGCCCCGATGCAATTAGATCGTCTGGAAAACCGGTGAGGGAGTTTCTAGTTATTTGAACTGGAAAACCGAAAAAGTCACTTAACCAAGCTTGTAATTCCTTGCCTTCTTGTTCTAAATGAAATGTTCGTTTTTCTGCTTGACCTTGTATTTGTAGGGAGACGGTGTTTGCTGCTTCATCCCAGGACGATCGCAACAAATGTACTTTGGCATTATTCTTGCCATTGACAAATCGACCTTTTGCATCGATAATAGCAAACTCTCGATCTTGCTCTAAAGCTCCGCTGGCAAGAACGGTTGCTTGAGTAACCGA containing:
- a CDS encoding FkbM family methyltransferase is translated as MIKTSRLKKWLKRSRRRLYEFWGSDRYSRPASSGIDSKLEKYLPNRGFFIEVGANDGFSQSNTYYLERLKGWTGILIEPIPELYRECVRERPNSKVFNCALVAHDYPSATIEMSYGHLMSLVKGSFHSSQAEAGHLEKAKEYYDIEPFVIEVPARTLTSILDELKVTEINFFSLDVEGFELNVLQGLEFSKYQPKYMLIEFLNVQSREAIEAYISKSYEYVEKISKNDYLYRNKR
- a CDS encoding phosphoglycerate kinase, whose product is MSKKTVANLSSSDLAGKRVLVRADFNVPVDEAGNITDDTRIRAALPTIQDLTGKGAKVILSSHFGRPKGVDEKQRLTPVAKRLSELLGKEVKKPSDCIGDEVAATVAEMQNGDVILLENVRFHKEEEKNDPEFAKQLAANADLYVNDAFGTAHRAHASTEGVTKYLKPSVAGYLIEKELQYLQSAIENPQRPLAAIIGGSKVSSKIGVIETLLEKCDKLIIGGGMIFTFYKARGLSVGKSLVEEDKLELAKTLEAKAKERGVQLLLPTDVVVADKFAADAESQTVSIENIPDGWMGLDIGPDSVKVFQDALADCKTVIWNGPMGVFEFDKFAVGTEAIAHSLADLTKKGAVTIIGGGDSVAAVEKVGVADQMSHISTGGGASLELLEGKVLPGIAALDEA
- a CDS encoding universal stress protein — protein: MFNTVLFPVDRSREAREAADVVVDVVKKYGSRLILLSVLEPPPEEGESANADAMTSPEAVAQLLETAKSLFAERGISAEAIEREGKPAFTICDVADEVDADLIVMGCRGLGLTEEGMSDSVTNRVINLSPCPVLIVP
- a CDS encoding DUF4926 domain-containing protein translates to MKFNLFTEVVLREDIPKYGLKKGDLATIVEHYLMPESEEDGYSLEGFNVETITVEVAESQIEPVKASVSLAN
- the ylqF gene encoding ribosome biogenesis GTPase YlqF, yielding MTTPPIQWYPGHIAKAEKALKEQLKLVDVVLEVRDVRIPLATQHPQVSQWTGSKTRVLVLNRMDMISPQVQKLWESWFVAQGEVPYFTDAQHGKGTVAVVKAAQAAGVEVNKKRRDRGMLPRPVRAVVIGFPNVGKSALINRLLGRRAVESAARPGVTRQLRWVKISDRIELLDAPGVIPAKLDDREAAIKLAICDDIGEASYDNQLVAAELVDLIGYLQDTSGNLLPRSILESRYGLDATNVTGEDYLLTLANERYQGDAERAARQLLNDFRKGNLGGIPLELPPN
- a CDS encoding adenylate/guanylate cyclase domain-containing protein, translated to MIELKLHLYIEQHIEKTIIVSRDIFTLGRAIDCDWHLPYFGISRYHARIFKKPEGVWFIEDMGSRNGTVVNEQLVESPQILKHGDVIQLGSVYLSALFYDDSLKINNDDMDTQVVGMTIFRNVQDLRQQWIQADDRGDEADRQEITISRLKDLLDIAQGLNSAVSIEAIFKAAQAVVFRYLDKIERLALLIDINGSGKLELLKGAARDVYDQKYLKPDGSWISRTICQKVFNEKVAIQTADAQKDNRFDSEQSIIDKGIHNVMAVPLWDEDKVVGVLYADGHVCLHDSHQGSEEDISFFSTLANLVAASVQRWLLTRKLRNEEKIRHRLERYHSPAVVQQMMMAGTLENSRLLPKESEISILFADIVGFTALSERLSPAEIANLLNSFFEEMLQEVFTAGGTLDKFIGDCIMAFFGAPEPQPDHADRAFAAAKGMLDRLDNLNAKKALREPLQLRIAINTGKAVVGDVGSSQRVDYTVLGATINLASRMEAICPIGKCVVSETTYNMLRPSQRIALDDMGEYRFKGIDRPIRVYYSHRSSITEIITD
- a CDS encoding MOSC domain-containing protein → MQVPYLAGIFIYPIKSLDAVSVTQATVLASGALEQDREFAIIDAKGRFVNGKNNAKVHLLRSSWDEAANTVSLQIQGQAEKRTFHLEQEGKELQAWLSDFFGFPVQITRNSLTGFPDDLIASGPTVISTATVETVASWFPGISVDEMRLRLRANLEIGGVPPFWEDRLFANVEEVVRFQIGEVLLEGINPCQRCIVPTRHSRTGESYANFQKVFLQKRRETLPSWVNSSRFNHFYRLSVNTKVPRSEAGKILHIGDEIKCLSTEHMS